In Solanum lycopersicum chromosome 5, SLM_r2.1, the following are encoded in one genomic region:
- the LOC101246429 gene encoding dihydrolipoyl dehydrogenase 1, chloroplastic isoform X3: MRELKNEHHLKALGIQVSGAGYDRQAVADHANNLASKIRNNLTNSLKALGVDILTGVGTITGPQRVKYGKVGFSGSEVTARDIIIATGSVPFVPRGIEVDGKTVITSDHALKLEFVPEWIAIVGSGYIGLEFSDVYTALGSEVTFIEALDQLMPGFDPEISKLAQRILVNPRKIDYHTGVFATKITPAKDGRPVVIELTDAKTKEVKDTLEVDAALIATGRAPFTNGLGLENINVLTQRGFIPVDERMRVVDADGNLVPHLYCIGDANGKMMLAHAASAQGISVVEQVSGRDHVLNHLSIPAACFTHPEISMVGLTEPQAREKAEKEGFEISIAKTSFKANTKALAENEGEGLAKLIYRPDNGEILGVHIFGMHAADLIHEASNAIALGTSVQDIKFAVHAHPTLSEVLDELFKSAKVTSHVHRPLGESVVV, from the exons ATGCGGGAACTTAAGAATGAGCATCACTTGAAAGCTTTGGGTATACAG GTTTCTGGTGCTGGCTATGACAGGCAAGCAGTTGCTGATCATGCTAATAATCTTGCCTCGAAAATTCGTAATAACTTGACAAACTCTCTAAAGGCACTTGGTGTGGACATTTTGACAGGAGTGGGTACTATAACG GGTCCTCAAAGAGTGAAGTATGGAAAAGTTGGTTTTTCTGGCAGTGAAGTTACCGCTAGGGATATAATTATCGCTACCGGTTCTGTCCCTTTTGTTCCTAGAGGCATTGAAGTTGATg GGAAGACTGTGATTACCAGCGATCATGCTCTCAAACTGGAGTTTGTACCTGAATGGATAGCTATAGTAGGAAGTGGTTATATTGGACTTGAATTTAGTGATGTGTATACCGCACTTGGTAGTGAG GTTACCTTTATTGAAGCTCTAGATCAACTTATGCCTGGATTTGATCCAGAGATTAGTAAGTTAGCTCAAAGGATTCTCGTAAATCCAAGGAAAATTGATTATCACACTGGAGTGTTTGCAACGAAG ATCACCCCCGCAAAGGATGGGAGACCAGTTGTTATTGAGCTAACTGACGCCAAGACTAAAGAAGTAAAGGACACTTTGGAG GTTGATGCAGCTCTAATTGCAACTGGTAGAGCTCCCTTTACGAATGGTCTAGGCCTGGAGAAT ATCAATGTGTTGACACAACGAGGTTTTATTCCTGTTGATGAGCGTATGCGAGTTGTTGATGCTGATGGAAATTTG GTACCTCACCTTTATTGCATTGGTGATGCGAATGGTAAAATGATGCTTGCCCATGCAGCCAGTGCTCAGGGAATATCTG TTGTCGAACAAGTCTCTGGACGAGACCACGTGCTTAACCATTTGAGCATTCCAGCTGCTTGTTTTACTCATCCTGAAATCAGCATGGTTGGGTTGACGGAG CCGCAAGCTCGAGAGAAAGCTGAAAAAGAGGGGTTTGAGATAAGCATTGCAAAAACaagctttaaggcaaacacaaAGGCACTGGCGGAAAATGAAGGGGAAGGGCTTGCGAAG TTAATATACAGACCGGACAATGGGGAAATTCTTGGAGTTCATATCTTTGGTATGCATGCTGCTGACCTTATTCATGAAGCGTCCAACGCCATAGCATTGGGAACATCCGTGCAG GATATAAAGTTCGCAGTGCACGCACATCCAACATTGTCTGAAGTCCTTGATGAACTGTTCAAATCTGCTAAG GTAACTAGTCACGTCCATCGGCCACTTGGTGAATCAGTTGTTGTCTGA
- the LOC101249176 gene encoding zeatin O-xylosyltransferase-like, which translates to MENTQNIPNLKKKLGDEVVVVMVPFQTQSHLDPFLQFACLISSYGLSVHYLSLPSYNHDTKARATMLNPCDLATIHFHDLEMIPTPLDPEIPSEVPKHFHLFWNVTMHLRESITSFLRDISSKSRRIIMIHDCLMCYNVQDIASFDNAESYIFSPVISAFGMYCDHLFPHVGLPIPIEQQLLQKLPSSEGWYCEEIMRIGSFQVQYIGKSSAGDIHNTSKVMEGSNTFIDLLGIGQDKKQWAIGPVLRPIKNEKNGFPCLDWLDKQPPNSVLYVSYDMLTSFSDEQIKELAMGLELSKQKFIWLLKDPDNTDIYLGANLNREFEFHAGFEERLNGVGLLVRDWAPQTEILAHSSIGGFLSACDWTSCVETITMGVPIIAWPTHSDHPKNGFLLTEMLKIGLVITEWDKKRDEMVTASTIDNVVRKLMASEEGDEVRKRAKELGEAVRKSTEKGGASRMELDYFIAHITR; encoded by the coding sequence ATGGAAAACACTCAAAATATtccaaatttgaagaaaaaattaggTGATGAAGTTGTTGTAGTTATGGTTCCATTTCAAACACAAAGTCATCTTGATCCTTTTCTCCAATTTGCTTGCTTAATCTCTTCTTATGGTCTCTCTGTTCATTATCTTAGCCTACCTAGTTACAATCACGACACTAAGGCTCGTGCCACGATGTTAAATCCTTGCGATTTAGCCACTATTCATTTTCATGACCTCGAAATGATTCCTACTCCACTCGACCCTGAAATCCCTAGTGAAGTACCTAAACACTTCCATTTATTCTGGAATGTTACCATGCATCTCCGCGAATCCATTACTTCCTTCTTACGTGATATTTCGTCTAAATCAAGACGAATTATCATGATACATGATTGTCTAATGTGTTATAATGTTCAGGATATTGCATCTTTCGATAATGCAGAGTCATACATCTTTAGCCCTGTGATTTCGGCCTTTGGTATGTATTGCGATCACTTATTTCCTCATGTTGGATTGCCTATCCCTATTGAACAACAACTACTTCAAAAGCTACCATCCTCTGAAGGATGGTATTGCGAAGAGATCATGCGAATAGGATCTTTTCAAGTTCAATATATAGGGAAGAGCTCCGCGGGTGATATTCATAATACAAGCAAAGTAATGGAAGGTAGTAATACTTTTATCGACTTGCTTGGAATCGGACAAGACAAGAAGCAATGGGCGATAGGACCAGTTCTCCGGCCtattaagaatgaaaaaaatggaTTCCCCTGTTTGGATTGGTTGGATAAACAACCTCCAAACTCTGTTCTTTACGTATCTTATGATATGTTGACTTCATTTTCTGATGAACAAATTAAGGAGCTCGCGATGGGTTTAGAGCTTAGCAAACAGAAGTTCATATGGTTGTTGAAGGATCCTGATAATACTGATATCTATCTCGGGGCAAACCTCAATAGAGAATTTGAGTTTCATGCAGGGTTTGAGGAAAGACTAAACGGGGTCGGGTTACTAGTTAGAGATTGGGCACCACAAACAGAAATCTTGGCTCATTCATCCATTGGCGGGTTCTTAAGTGCGTGTGATTGGACTTCTTGTGTAGAGACCATCACTATGGGAGTCCCAATTATTGCTTGGCCTACACACTCTgaccacccaaaaaatggttttttgTTAACAGAAATGCTGAAAATTGGCCTGGTTATAACGGAATGGGATAAGAAACGCGATGAGATGGTCACTGCATCCACCATTGATAATGTCGTGAGGAAGTTAATGGCATCAGAAGAAGGCGACGAGGTTAGGAAAAGAGCAAAAGAGTTGGGAGAAGCCGTGAGGAAGTCTACTGAGAAAGGGGGTGCTTCTCGAATGGAGTTGGATTATTTTATCGCGCATATCACTAGATAG